ACGCGAACGGGCCGCTTCATCCCGGCGAGCCCCACGCGACCCGAATCTGGCGCCGCGCGCGTACCGGCGGGTTTTGCCCTTCCTGGAGCTAGGGTAACACCTCGCCGGACCCCGTCGTGACAAGCGGGATGAGATCGGAGAGGGTGGATCTGGTAACAGAGTCCATGCGGTGGGCTGGATGTGCGAACGGTTTGAGCACGGTACTCCGCACGGTTCACGAATCGGAGGCATTGCACATGAATGGTGAATATGAGGATCTCAGGCGGCGAGTTGCGGAGGCACGGAAGATCATGGAGGGCTGTCCAAAGGGCAGGTACTTGCCCGAGTACCGGCGTGCGGTAAAGGTGCTGAACGGACCAGTCGGGGATTACTTTGCCAAGCGGCGGCTGGAGGGAGCGAGCATGAAGAGAATTGCCAATGAGCTCGGCCTTCCGCAGAGCACGTTGCGACGCTGGATGGGCCTGGAAAAGACGCCGTGGGCGGATGCTCGCGAAGAGTTCTTCCCTGTCGAGATCGGCTCACGGGCGCTTCGGATCGAAGGGCTCTCGGGCTCTTTGGATGTTGTGGCATCCCGGAGCACCGATTCCGAGACTGCGGATCAGGATCTCGCAGAAAGCGAGCAGGGCGCGGTGCTGATCCTACCTGGCGGTATGCGGGTCGAGGGCGTCTCGCTCAAGGATCTGCCATTGATACTGGAGGAGAAATGAAACAGGGCAGTCTTCCGTCGATCTATTTGTGGGGCAGCCCGCTTGCGCGTCGCGCCTCGCCCGAGTCGATGGCATCGCTGATCGTGGAACACGCCGGTAGGCAGGCCACGACGGCGGCCTACTTCATTTTCGTCAGCCACGACCGGTATCGCGTGTGGGTGCTGCACTGGGACGGGGTCGGGATATGCGTGTATTCCAAGCATACAAGCGGCGGGCGCAAGATGCCGGCTCCCTGGGCCATGCTTGCCGGCGAAGGGGCGCTTCGCATGACGCGCGAGGAGGTGCTCTCGCTCACCGAAGGATGCCGCTGGGAAGGGCGGGTTTCGCTGCGGACGCGGCACAAGGACCGGAGGGGCAGGAAAGTTTCCGCTTGTACCGTTTCGCCGAACATGAGAGACTCGCAACATGCGAAACCTCTCGCTGGAGACGAGCCCTGAGATTCTGCGCCAGGCGGCGCTCCTTCTCGAACGCGAGAACCGCAGGCTCGTAGCCGAAAACCTGCGTCTCAAACGTAAGGTCGAGCGCCTGCAGGGCAAAGCCCCCGCCGAGCTCGCCCTTGAACTCGAAAGCCTCGAAGCGCAGCTCGCTCTGACGCGCGGGAAACTTTTTGGCAAATCCTCGGAAAAACTCTCGCCCGCCCGCAATGGAGATTTCCCTGAACGTGAGCCCCAGCGGGGTCATGGCCCCGCGTCCCAGCCCGCGCTGGCGCTCCTTGAACAAGAGCATGAGCTTGCGGCGGAGGAGCGCACCTGCGTGCTCTGCGGCGGAGCGCTCGATGAATGGCCCGGCCAGTTTGAAGAATCCGAAGAAATCGACGTGATCGAGCGGCGCTTCGTGCTTGTCAGACACAAGCGAAAGAAATACCGCTGCCGCTGCGGTGGCTGCGTCAAAACAGCGTCC
This DNA window, taken from Chrysiogenia bacterium, encodes the following:
- the tnpB gene encoding IS66 family insertion sequence element accessory protein TnpB; translation: MKQGSLPSIYLWGSPLARRASPESMASLIVEHAGRQATTAAYFIFVSHDRYRVWVLHWDGVGICVYSKHTSGGRKMPAPWAMLAGEGALRMTREEVLSLTEGCRWEGRVSLRTRHKDRRGRKVSACTVSPNMRDSQHAKPLAGDEP
- a CDS encoding transposase yields the protein MRNLSLETSPEILRQAALLLERENRRLVAENLRLKRKVERLQGKAPAELALELESLEAQLALTRGKLFGKSSEKLSPARNGDFPEREPQRGHGPASQPALALLEQEHELAAEERTCVLCGGALDEWPGQFEESEEIDVIERRFVLVRHKRKKYRCRCGGCVKTASAPRKLLAGSRYSPAFAVSVAVAKYADHLPLERQVRIMEREGLIVSSQTLWDQIEALSEILAPLHARIGARVLSSAVVFADETRWEHLGNRREARKRWWVWGVAGEDAALYRILGSR